GGGGCTGACCGGCATCGTTGGTGGGCGACCCACGGTGTATCCGCTGATTCGTCTGTTCTCTTTTCTGATCGACAAAAGCGCTTGCTCGCTGCGCATCGACATGGCCGGTGAACGTTATCCGTGTGCCCTGCCCTCACTCAGCAGCCTCGACAGCAATGATTTACCTCTGCCCCATCAGCCGCCCAAACCACAGGGCCGCGCCGATGCCAGCGTGGCCTTGGTGAAACTGGCCGTGGCGCGCTCCGGTGACAAAGGCAACCACAGCAACATCGGCGTGCTGCCGCGCAAACCCGAATACCTGCCGTGGATCGCCGAAGCGCTGACCCCGTCCGTCATTGTCGACTGGATGAGCCATGTGCTCGATCCGATCCACGGCCGGGTCGAACGCTGGTATCTGCCCGGCACCCACAGTCTGAATTTTCTCTTGGAAAACGCTCTCGGCGGTGGTGGCGTGGCCAGTCTGCGCATCGATCCGCAAGGCAAGGCCTTCGCCCAACAACTGTTGGAAATCCAGATCCCGGTGCCGCAGAGCATCGCCGAACAGCTCGACTAGAGGATGGTTTGCATGGCTTACGCGTCGATTTTCAACGCCGATCTGTTCAGCGGCCAGACCATCATCGTCACCGGCGGCGGCAGCGGCATCGGGCGCTGCACCGCGCATGAACTGGCAGCGCTCGGCGCCAACGTGGTGCTGGTCGGGCGCAAGCCGGAAAAGCTGGAAAAGGTCGCCGCGGAAATTGCCGAGGACGGTGGCCGCGCACACTGGAAGGCCTGCGATATCCGTGATGAAGAAGCGGTGAAACAACTGGTCGTGGAGCTGATCGTCGAGCACGGGCCGATTCACGGTCTGGTCAACAATGCCGGCGGCCAGTACCCATCGCCATTGGCCTCGATCAATCAGAAAGGTTTCGAAACCGTATTGCGCACCAATCTGGTCGGCGGATTTCTGATGGCGCGGGAAGTGTTCAACCAGTCGATGAGCAAACACGGCGGCAACATCGTCAACATGCTCGCCGACATGTGGGGCGGCATGCCCGGCATGGGCCACTCCGGCGCGGCGCGTTCGGGCATGGACAATTTCACCAAGACTGCCGCGTTTGAATGGGGTTATGCCGGGGTGCGGGTCAACGCGGTGGCGCCGGGCTGGATCGCCTCCAGTGGTATGGACACCTATGAAGGTGCGTTCAAAGCGGTGATTCCAACCCTGCGCGAACATGTGCCGCTCAAGCGCATCGGCACCGAATCGGAAGTCAGCGCGGCGATCGTGTTTCTGCTCAGCCCGGCGGCGGCATTCATCAGTGGCAGCACGCTGAAAATCGATGGCGCGGCCAGCCTCGGCAGCCGTGCATGGCCACTGCACAAGGCCACTCACAGTGAGTCGTTCAACGGCTTTCACCGGGCCTACCTTCCCGATGTCCTCAAGGACAAGGAGTAAGCCATGCCGCAGATTCAGTCCCAGCTCGACCCGCACAGCGAAGCCTTCGCGCGCAACCGTGCGGCGATGCTCACGGCCATCGAGCAAGTCCAGCAACTCGAACAGAACCTGCTGAACAAAGCGGCCGACGCCAAGGCGAAATTCGATAAACGCGGGCAGTTGCTACCGCGCGAACGCCTGAACCTGTTGCTCGATCCCGGTGCACCGTTTCTCGAACTGGCCAGCCTCGCCGGCTACAAGTTGCACGACGACAAGGATGGAAGCTCGGCCGGCGGCGGACTTATTGCCGGTATCGGATACGTCTGCGGCATTCGCGCGATGGTCGTGGCGAACAACAGCGCGATCAAGGGCGGCACCATTTCGCCGAGCGGCCTGAAAAAATCCCTGCGCCTGCAACAGATCGCTCAGGAAAACAAACTGCCGGTGATCACCCTCGCCGAAAGCGGTGGCGCCAATCTCAACTACGCCGCCGAGATTTTCGTCGAAGGCGCACGCAGTTTTGCCAATCAGGCGCGGATGTCGGCGCAGGGCTTGCCGCAGATCACCGTGGTGCACGGCTCGGCCACGGCGGGCGGCGCTTATCAGCCAGGGCTGTCGGATTACGTGGTGGTGGTGCGCGGCAAGGCCAAGCTGTTTCTCGCCGGCCCCCCACTGCTGAAAGCGGCCACCGGCGAAGTCGCCACCGATGAAGAACTGGGCGGTGCAGAGATGCATGCGCAGGTTGCCGGGACGGCTGAATACCTCGCGGAAAACGATGCCGACGGCGTGCGCCAGGTACGTGAAATCCTGCGCATGCTGCCTTGGAACGAGCAACTGCCGTGGCTGCCGGAGCCGCAATACAAAGAACCGCTTTACCCGATCGAAGAATTGCTCGGGCTGATCCCGGATGATCCGAAAAAACCTTATGACGTGCGCGAAATCATCGCGCGCATTGCCGATGATTCCTGCTTCGTCGAATTCAAGGGCGAGTTCGATCAACAGACCGTTTGTGGCCAGTTGAAGATTCAGGGCCGCGCCTGCGGTTTCATCGGCAACAACGGCCCGATCACCCCGAACGGTGCGAGCAAGGCAGCGCAGTTCATTCAGTTGTGCGATCAGAGCCAAACGCCGCTGCTGTTTTTCCACAACACTACCGGCTTCATGGTCGGCACCGAATCCGAGCAGCAAGGCGTGATCAAACACGGCTCGAAATTGATTCAAGCGGTGGCCAATGCACGGGTGCCTAAACTGACCATGGTCGTCGGCGGCTCCTACGGTGCCGGCAACTATGCGATGTGCGGACGCGGACTCGATCCACGCTTCATCTTCGCCTGGCCGAACAGCCGCACGGCGGTGATGGGCGGTGCGCAGGCCGGCAAAGTCTTGCGCATCGTTACCGAAGCCAAACAGTTGAAGGACGGCCTGACGCCAGACCCGAAAATGCTCGACATGCTCGAACAGGTCACCGCGCAGAAACTCGACAGCCAGTCCACCGCGCTCTACGGCAGCGCCAACCTGTGGGACGACGGGCTGATCGATCCGCGCGACACGCGCACCCTGCTCGGCTACTTGCTGGATATCTGCCACGAGGCCGACATTCGCACGCTGCAACCCAACAGCTTCGGCGTCAGCCGGTTCTGACCGCCACGGATCCTACGGAGAACAATAAAAAATGATCTTCACCCCGGAACACGAAGCCCTGCGCCGTACCGTCCGCCAATTCGTCGAACACGAGATCAATCCGCACGTCGATGAATGGGAAAAGGCCGGACGCTTCCCGATCCACGAGATTTTCCGCCAGGCTGGCGACCTCGGTTTGCTGGGCATTTCCAAACCGGAAAAATTCGGCGGCATGGGCCTCGATTACAGCTATTCGATTGTTGCTGCCGAAGAATTCGGCACCATTCATTGCGGCGGCATTCCGATGTCGATCGGCGTGCAAACCGACATGTGCACGCCCGCCCTCGCCCGCTTCGGCTCCGATGAACTGCGCGAAGAATTCCTGCGCCCGGCAATCACCGGCGAGCAGGTCGGCTGCATCGGTGTATCCGAAGTCGGCGCCGGTTCCGATGTTGCCGGGCTGAAAACCAGCGCGCGCAAGGACGGCGACGACTATGTGATCAACGGCAGCAAGATGTGGATCACCAACTCGCCGAGTGCCGACTTCATCTGCCTGCTGGCCAACACTTCGGACGACAAGCCGCACATCAACAAGTCGCTGATCATGGTGCCGATGAACACGCCGGGGATCAGCCTCAGCTCGCACCTGGACAAGCTCGGCATGCGCAGCTCGGAAACCGCCCAGGTGTTTTTCGACAACGTGCGCGTGCCCCAGCGCAACCGCATCGGTCATGAAGGCGCCGGGTTCATGATGCAGATGCTGCAGTTTCAGGAAGAACGTCTGTTCGGCGCAGCGAACATGATCAAAGGCCTGGAATATTGCGTCGACAGCACCATCGAGTACTGCAAGGAGCGCAAGACCTTTGGCAATGCGCTGATCGACAATCAGGTGATCCACTTCCGCCTCGCCGAATTGCAGACCGAAATCGAATGCCTGCGCGCATTGGTTTACCAGGCCACCGAGCAATACGTGAAAGGTCAGGATGTGACACGGCTGGCGTCGATGGCCAAGCTCAAGGCCGGACGTCTCGGTCGCGAAGTCAGCGACAGCTGCCTGCAATATTGGGGCGGCATGGGCTTCATGTGGGACAACCCGGTGGCCCGCGCCTATCGCGATGTGCGGCTGGTATCGATTGGCGGTGGCGCAGACGAAATCATGCTGGGGATTATCTGCAAACTGATGGGCATCCTGCCTGGGAAAAAGAAGTGAGCGGCCTGCCGGATTGCCAGACGCTCCTGCTGGAGCTGCATGGCGGCGTGCTGCACATCACCCTCAATCGCCCCGATAGCCGCAATGCAATGAGCCTGCAAATGGTCAGCGAGTTGCGCGCGGTGCTGACGACCGTGCGCGATGACCGCACAGTGCGGGCTCTGGTGCTCAGCGGTGCCAACGGGCATTTCTGTGCTGGCGGCGATATCAAGGATATGGCCAGCGCTCGCGCTCAGGGCTCCGAGGCTTACCGCGATCTGAATCGCGCTTTCGGGGCTCTGCTGGAAGAAGCGCAGCACGCACCGCAAGTATTGATCACGGTGCTGCAAGGCGCGGTGCTTGGCGGCGGTTTCGGACTGGCGTGTGTCAGTGATATCGCGATTGCCGACCATCAGGCGCAATTCGGTCTGCCGGAAACCAGCCTTGGTTTGTTGCCGGCGCAAATTGCGCCGTTTGTGGTGCAGCGCATCGGTCTGACCGAAACCCGAAGATTGGCGCTGACGGCTG
This region of Pseudomonas sp. R84 genomic DNA includes:
- a CDS encoding enoyl-CoA hydratase-related protein, with product MSGLPDCQTLLLELHGGVLHITLNRPDSRNAMSLQMVSELRAVLTTVRDDRTVRALVLSGANGHFCAGGDIKDMASARAQGSEAYRDLNRAFGALLEEAQHAPQVLITVLQGAVLGGGFGLACVSDIAIADHQAQFGLPETSLGLLPAQIAPFVVQRIGLTETRRLALTAARFDGHQARRLGLVHFVEQDAQALAERLDEVLQHVLCCAPEANAMTKKLLLASAGQPSSDLLDEAAHWFSEAVTGDEGVEGTMAFMQKRKPRWAS
- the atuD gene encoding citronellyl-CoA dehydrogenase; translation: MIFTPEHEALRRTVRQFVEHEINPHVDEWEKAGRFPIHEIFRQAGDLGLLGISKPEKFGGMGLDYSYSIVAAEEFGTIHCGGIPMSIGVQTDMCTPALARFGSDELREEFLRPAITGEQVGCIGVSEVGAGSDVAGLKTSARKDGDDYVINGSKMWITNSPSADFICLLANTSDDKPHINKSLIMVPMNTPGISLSSHLDKLGMRSSETAQVFFDNVRVPQRNRIGHEGAGFMMQMLQFQEERLFGAANMIKGLEYCVDSTIEYCKERKTFGNALIDNQVIHFRLAELQTEIECLRALVYQATEQYVKGQDVTRLASMAKLKAGRLGREVSDSCLQYWGGMGFMWDNPVARAYRDVRLVSIGGGADEIMLGIICKLMGILPGKKK
- a CDS encoding SDR family oxidoreductase, producing MAYASIFNADLFSGQTIIVTGGGSGIGRCTAHELAALGANVVLVGRKPEKLEKVAAEIAEDGGRAHWKACDIRDEEAVKQLVVELIVEHGPIHGLVNNAGGQYPSPLASINQKGFETVLRTNLVGGFLMAREVFNQSMSKHGGNIVNMLADMWGGMPGMGHSGAARSGMDNFTKTAAFEWGYAGVRVNAVAPGWIASSGMDTYEGAFKAVIPTLREHVPLKRIGTESEVSAAIVFLLSPAAAFISGSTLKIDGAASLGSRAWPLHKATHSESFNGFHRAYLPDVLKDKE
- the atuC gene encoding geranyl-CoA carboxylase subunit beta, with the protein product MPQIQSQLDPHSEAFARNRAAMLTAIEQVQQLEQNLLNKAADAKAKFDKRGQLLPRERLNLLLDPGAPFLELASLAGYKLHDDKDGSSAGGGLIAGIGYVCGIRAMVVANNSAIKGGTISPSGLKKSLRLQQIAQENKLPVITLAESGGANLNYAAEIFVEGARSFANQARMSAQGLPQITVVHGSATAGGAYQPGLSDYVVVVRGKAKLFLAGPPLLKAATGEVATDEELGGAEMHAQVAGTAEYLAENDADGVRQVREILRMLPWNEQLPWLPEPQYKEPLYPIEELLGLIPDDPKKPYDVREIIARIADDSCFVEFKGEFDQQTVCGQLKIQGRACGFIGNNGPITPNGASKAAQFIQLCDQSQTPLLFFHNTTGFMVGTESEQQGVIKHGSKLIQAVANARVPKLTMVVGGSYGAGNYAMCGRGLDPRFIFAWPNSRTAVMGGAQAGKVLRIVTEAKQLKDGLTPDPKMLDMLEQVTAQKLDSQSTALYGSANLWDDGLIDPRDTRTLLGYLLDICHEADIRTLQPNSFGVSRF